GATCGCCAGTCTCCGGTGTGGCGAACTTCCGACGCCGCTCGAGGGCGACGCATCCGACACGGTGCGACGCGCAGACGACGCATCTGTTCCGACGTTACGCACAGGTGGTTCGTCCGGACCTCTCGAGTCCGGCGAGTCGACGGCCGTGGAGTCGGACGGCTGTCCCGACTGCAACAGCACATTGATCGACGGACAGGGCCTGTTCGCCTGCACCGACTGCGGGTGGACCGGCGCGATTACTGAGCGGGGTGTGTACGTGTCAGAAACGACGCGGGAACTCGAGACGCGCGAAGTGGTCTCTCCGGTCGACGGGAGCTAGCGACGACAGGTACTCACCGGTCGACGGCAGATAGCGGCGGTAGATCACGACGACGGACGGCGGCGCAGTTACTCCTCCTCGACGGCGGTATCGTCGTACGCGGCCTCGATCGCAACCGCGGTTCCGTCGCGAACGGTCTCGACGTCGTCCGCGTCCGTTCCGAACGACGACTCGAGTCGATCCACGTCGACGCGGTCGTCGTCTCGATAGCTCACGACGGCGTTCGCGGTCGCACTGCCACCGTCGAGAGAGAGCTGCTGGTGGATGCCCGCAGCGCCCTCGATGGCGTCGAACTGGAAGCCGAGTTCGTCGGCTTCCGCGTCAGTCTGGTCGTTCTCCAGGTCGTCCGCCGTGAACGCCTCGTCCGGAGCGTACAGTCCGAGCGAGATCCCGTCGGCCTCGTCGGCGCGGAGAAGCCCGGCGAACTCGTCGTCGATCTCGTACTTCGGCTTCCGCTCGCCGGCGGCCGTCGCGACGGTTCCCTCGACGGCAGTCGCCGGATCGAACGCGTCGTTCTCGCTCGGATACGAGTAAGCGAACAGTTCGTCCGTGACGCCGACGGCTTCCCCGCTCTCTCCGTCGACGGAGACCGCATACGCGTCACCGAGCGCCGCCGGATCGTATCCCGTTTCCTCGAGCGCATCGGTGAGATCGTCGCGTTCGTAGGTTCCCGTGATCGCGTAGACGCCGTCCGCGTAGACGAACGCGCTCGCGTCGCTCGTCTCGCCGTGCGCGTTGAAGGCCTCTACTGCCGGGGAGTCACCGAGTTGTGCGAGGCCGAACGACGAGAGCTGTGCGAACGCGATCGGATTGACGAGCAGCGAATCCGTGGGCTGCTCGTCGTCGCCGAGATCGGCGCGCTGGAAGCTCGCACCGAACGCGATGGCGCCGTAGAACGACGACGACCGATCGGTCTCCCGAAGTAGCGACGCGTACGACGGGAGGTCACCGTCGTCGAGCAGTTCGTGGTCGGAGTCGGCGACCGACTCCGAGTCATCGCTACCGCTGGAGTCGCTATCGTCGGTGTCGTCGGTTTCGTCGCTCGTTTCCGAACAGCCGGCGAGAGACGCCATCCCTGCGGCCAGGAGGGAGAGGGAGGTTCGTCGATCGAGACGTGTCATGTAGTGGTGGTCCTCGCCGGACGTTCTTCACTGTACTGGAAAGTATTGAAATAGTGAACGTAGGGGCGTAGAAGAGGGTGCTCCGGTGCGAGTCGGCTAGCGAACCGGTGGAGATCGGTACTCAATCCTCTGCCGGCCGCTCGGTCGCTCGACGGAGCAGACCGAGCAGCGTGTTCGCCTCCCCCGTCGTCAGATCGGCACGGCCGAACACCCGGCGAAGCATTCGCATCGTCTTATCGCGTTTCTCGACCGGATGGTTGATCTCGGCGAGCAGCGCACCCCACTGGTCGTAGAGGCGATCGATCGTCTCCTCGGGGGCACGAGTGCGCTCGAGGTCCGGCAACTGCGTTTCGGCCGGCGAGAGGGTGAGCGTCCGCAGTTCGTACAGCGTCACCGTCGCGGCCTGTCCGAGATTCAACACGGGATAGTCGGCGCTCGCGGGGATCGCACAGATTTCGTCGATCCGCGCGAGTTCCTCGTTCGTGAGCCCGACCTGTTCGCGGCCGAAGACGAGCGCCGTCGGTCCCTCGACCGTCGGGAGACGTTCGGCGAGATCCGCGGGCGTGGAGTACGGAAACCGGATGTGACTCCGATCGTCTTCGTTCGTTACCGCCGTACAGCCGATCGTGTGGTAGCGTTCGACGAGTTCGTCGAACGCGAGTTCGGTCGCGTTCGGGAGGACGTCCTCGCGGGCGTGTCCGGCGAACCCGTACGCCTCGCCGTCCGGGTCGAGCGTCGGCGGGTCGACGAGCAGGAGGTCCTCGAAGCCGAAGTTCTTCATCGCTCTGGCGATGGTGCCGACGTTCCCCGGCGTCTGTGCGTCGACGATGGCGACCGCCGGCGGCGTTCGATCGGTTTCCGACGTCGATTCTTCGCAGGCGGTGTGCGTACTCGAGTCCTCAGTCATGATTTGGTGTAATGAATCGTGGAAAGCGATTCGTTTCCGTCGACCACTCGAAGGCACCCGTGTCGGGAGAAGATGTCGTTCGGAACGGATGCGTCCATCGAACCGTGTTCATACCGCAGGTAACGAGTGCGGGTGCAAAAGTCACCTGATGCCGGGGTGAAAGACCTGGTACAAAAAAGACGTAGTACGAGAGAACTAGTATCCGCACTGGAACTAGCTATTCGCTATTTCTCAATAACTTCCTAATATATCTTACTAGAAACTAGTCTAGTACTCCTCTAGTTGTTGGGTAGAATACACTCAATTCGATCGCGTGTTCGTCGCTCTATCTGGATTCGTCGTTCCTGTTCGTCCGTTACCGGTCGGTTGCATCCCTCTCGACGAAGTTCTTCGCCAGGATCCGTTGACGAATTTGTCCGCTGACTGCCGTCAGAAGCGAAATTCCGGAACAGATCGACCGGATGGGAGAGGGACACACCCCCGTCGCGTTTGTAATGGCGATCAGGTGGGGGGGAGGGTCTGTTCTGCAACACACCAGTGTCGCGCTTGTAAAATATCGGGGTAGTGGTCGAGATTTGCGCCAATTCGGCTATTTTGATTCAGGCCCGCCCACCTGTTTCCCGTTACATCCGCGACGGTGGTGTGTGTGCCATCCGTTGCACAGCGTCTCGAGTCTGCGCCCGCAGCTAGCGTAGTTTTTAGGCTGTGATCCGTGTATTCTATCGCTACCGCCTCGGAACGCCCGACAGTCTTCGTTCCGGCTTCGAGAGTGCAACCGCCGTACGCACCTTCGAGCCCGTTACATCCGCGATGGGGGTGTCCGCGCCCCCGCCGCGAGTCGGACGGACGATTAGAAACGCGAGGTCGGCGGTTTCCGGCGCGCACTCCAGTGAATCGCTTGAGTCGGGTATGAGGCGCTCACGGGGACTATTTACATCCGCGATCGATCTCCATACCTTTATTTCAGTTCAGTTGGAAGGCACGGGCTACCGCAATGTCCGCGAACGACGATCGTGATCCACTCTTTCGATACGACGATCCGGTCTTTGCCGACGAGCGATTGCTCGAGATCACGCACCTCCCCGGCCCGGACCGGATCGTCGGTCGCGACGAGCAGATGCAGCGCGTGGCGGACGCCCTGAATCCCGCAATCTTCGGGAGCGAGCCCAACCACCTGTTCATCTTCGGCAAGACCGGTACCGGCAAGTCGCTCATCTCCAGATCCGTGACCAAGCGGGTGATATCGGAAGCGAAACGCGACGACATCACGGTGAAGTACGCCTTCATCGACTGCGGCGAGCAAAACACCGAGGCGTCGATCGTCAAAACGATCGCCCAACTCGTCAACGAACCCGGAACGAGCGGGGTCTCCGTCCCCGATAGGGGGCTCGGGACCGGCGACTACTACAAGCGACTCTGGCAGGCCGTCGACCACTGTACGGACGTCACCATCGTCATCTTGGACGAGATCGACATGCTCGAGGACGACGAGGTGCTCCGAAAGCTCTCGCGTGCGGGCGAGAACCGACGGATCTCCGACTCCAGCATCGGTATCATCGGCATCTCGAACAAGATCGACTTCCCCGACCACCTCTCCGAGCGCGTCAAGTCGAGTCTCTCCCGGGACGAACTCGTCTTCTCGCCGTACGACGCCAACCAGCTGGTCGAAATCCTGGAGAAGCGACGCGACGCGTTCCACGACGGGGTGCTCTCGGGCGACGTCATCCCCCTGACGGCCGCCCTCGCTGCCCAGGAACACGGTGACGCGCGCAAGGCGATCGACATCCTCCGGAACGCGGGTCGGATCGCCAAGAAGCAAAACGCCAGCCGGGTAACTGCCGAGCACGTCCGCGACGCGAAGGAGAAGACCGAGGCCGACCGGTTCAACGAACTGATCGAGGGCTCGCCACAGCAGGCGAAGGCGATCCTCTACTCGCTGACGCTGCTGACGGAGAACAGCACCGAGAAGGAGTTCCCGACGAAGATCATCTACAACCAGTACAAGGAGGTCGCGCGTCGACTCGACTTCGACGTCCTCTCGGAACGACGCGTCCAGGAGATTCTCCAGGAGCAGAACTTCCTCAACGTCATTCAGTCCGAGCGCGAGGGTCGGGGACGCGGCCGCGGCGCGCACGCGAAACACCGACTCCTCGAGAACCCCTCGATCGTCAAGAAGGTGTTACTCCGAGATTCGCGGCTCGCACCCCTCGAGGAGGGCGCGTAGCGGAACGAGGTCCGGCCCGCCGGGATCGCGGTATCTTTCTGCTTCGCTTTCACAGTACTCGTATGGACAGCGTCGACGCGGCCGGGCTGGGGATCGGCGACGAGTTTCCGACCCGGATCATGGGGGTGTTGAACGTCAGCGAGGAGTCGCCGTACGATCCGAGCGTTTACGACGATCCCGACGAGGCGGCCCGGTACGTGGACGAGGAACTGATCGGCGAGGGCGCGGACATTATCGACGTCGGCCTCGAGTCGGCCAACAAACGGTTCGACGTGCTCCCGGCCGAGGAGGAACTCGATCGGCTCCACGTCGCTTGCGAGACGATCGATCGCGTCTCTGGCGACGCGATCTTCTCCATCGAAACCCGGTATCACGAGGTGGCCGAGGCGGCGCTCGAGCGGGGGTTCGACATGGTCAACGACATCTGTGGCTTCGCGGACCCCGAAATGCCGACCGTCTGTGCGGCCCACGACGCCGCCGTCGCGAAGATGGCGAGCCCGCCGGACCTCGAGCGTCCCGGTGCGGTCGAAGAGACCGATTGGGAACGTCGGAGGTCGCCGGACTGGGCCGCCGAAGCGGACTACGTCGACCAGGTGTACGAGGCGTTGAAACAGAACGGGCTGACGGACGAGACGATCGTCGATCCCGCCTTCGGCGGCTGGAGTGAGGCCCAGACCCTCGAGGACGACCGGGAGACCTTCCGTCGGCTCCGAGAGTTCCGCGCCCTCGATCGGCCGATGCTGGTCTCTATCAATCGGAAGAACTTCCTCGGCGAACTCGCTGGTCGCGGGACCGACGAGCGCCTGCCGGTCAGCCTGGCGGCGACGTCGCTGGCGATCGAGCGCGGAGCCCACGTGATACGGACTCACGACGTCGCCGAGACCCGGGATGCGGCCGCGATCGGCGACGCCTTCACGGAGCGTGCGAGCGCACAGACCGACGGCGTCACCGTCGCGGAACTGGACGTTCGGTCCACTCGCGAGCTTCGACTGCACCTCGAAGAGCGCGGGATCGATCCGTCGATCGCAGACGAGTGGCGGACTCGCGTCTTCGAAATCGAAGGACTCGAGCGCGACGATCGGGACAGATTGCGGTCGATCGCTAGCGAGTACGACGTATCTGTGCTCGATGTGAACGATGAACGGAGTATTGTTCTCGGATCGGAAACGTCGATTTCTGCCCTTTCAGAACGAATACGGAATAATTACAATCACCTCGATCGTATCAGTTCTGATTTCCAACGATTGTTGGAGTAAGAGAAAGCTTATGACGGAGGCTCCGAAAGGAGATGATGGACGCCGGGCGGTCTCCCGGGTAGGGGTACTTGGAGGCGACCCCCGGCCCACAACACGGAATTATTGTGATGGTACGTCAACCAGTGACGACGCCATCTGGAAATACGCAGACACATAGTCACACGGAGACGAGCACGAGTATGGAGTTCGACGAGTGGGTGCCCGTCTACGACGCCATCTGCCGCGATTTCGGCTACGGACGAGAGGGCGACGAGCGAGCACGAGACGTCCTCGCATCGCTGACCGGGCCGTTCGACCTCGATCGACTCGCGGCCGTCCGCGGCGCGACGGTCGCCGTCGCGGGAGCCGGGCCGTCGCTCGAGACCGACGCCGCGATCGAGCGCGTCCGCGAGGTCGACGTCGTCTTCGCGGCCTCGACGGCGGCGGATACGCTCGCCGAAGCGGGACTCGACGTCGACTGTATGGTCACCGACCTCGACAAAAATCCCGACACCGTCCGCCGATTGACCGACCGGGAGACGCCGGTCGCGGTTCACGCTCACGGGGATAACGTGGCGGCGATCCGTACGATCGTCCCCGACTGCGCCGACGAGTACGTGCTCCCGACGACGCAGGCCGAACCGCGGGGACCCGTCTCGAACTTCGGTGGGTTCACCGACGGCGACCGGGCGGCCTTCCTCGCCGATCATCTCGGCGCCGCCCACCTCCGGTTCGTCGGCTGGGATTTCGACGATCCCTCGGTAGATTCGACGAAGGCTCGAAAGCTCGAGTGGGCCGAACGACTGCTGTACTGGCTCGAAGCGCGGCGCGGCGACCGTTTCGGGGTGCTGGACGGGCGACGGGACGGGATCGAAACGACGGCGCTTCCGATCGACTGACGTCCGCCGTGGGCTGTCCGTCGATACCGAGCGATCGTCCGGCTGTCGACGAATCGACGGGGTCGTCGCGGTTAGCGCTGCCGATCACTCGATCCGGTATTCGACGATGTCGTCACACTCACAGACCGGACAGGGGACGCGGGCGGACTCGACGGTCGTTCCGCAGCGGCGACACTCCTCGATGATCGTCGCGTTACCGTCACGAGACAGCACTGATTCGAGCCTCGCTCGCACGGTCGACACCGATACCGCTCCGTCGTTTTGCCGTTTGCCGTTCATGTCCCGACTATCGATCGTATCAGTGTTTGTTATTGTACGATTAACGTGAACGTCGTTCCTGAAACGGCGACTACAACGTCACACCGTGGATCCTCAGACGTAACCAAATCGACAGTATCGCGGGTGGTCGAGCGTCGGAGAAGGACGAACCGCCGCGTTGCAGTCGGAGAACACCCCTGTCGTCTTCCGATTCGAGACCGTCGTGCCGATCCGATTCGGTTGATGAATCGTTGCGATTTTCGGTTCGAAATACTGTATGTCAATCAATTCTACCATTAGTTCGACAAGAAAGCTTATGCCGGGATGCTCAACTTATGGAATTATGTCACAGGACACTTCGGTGCAGAACGAAACTGCTGGGGACGACCCCGATCGTCTTCCGAACCTCGTAACGATCGTCGGTCGTGGAGTCCCGTCGAACTTCGAAATCGCCGTCGACGGCGAGATCGAGATGATCGCCGACGATCCCGTCGCGGAGGGGACGGTCATCTCCGGCGGCGTCGCGGAGGGTGCGATCGAGGTTGGGGTCCAGCGATTCCGATTCTCCGGTCAGATGGCGAACGTTCACGTCGTCGACTGGAACGGAACGGAGATAGCCGACTCACCCAGTACGCCGGAAGTTCACGTCGATTACGGCGTCGTCACCCGCTAACTGTTTTCGCGAGTATCGGTTGCGTCCTGAATACGCCCCGCCCCTGCATCGGGTGTCTCTCACCCGGCACGTGGTCGGCTCCGGTACTGACAGTTCCATCTCGTACGCTATACCGCGTTCGCTGTCCGCTCGCCGGATTGCGGGTCGACTCGTCCCTCGAGTCGATCGGTCACGGACCGACGCGCGATCGCGTTCATTCGTCCGGCGCGAGTTCCTCGATCGTCGCTTCGATCTCGTCGCTCGAGGCGCCGCGAGGGAAGCCGATCGCGACGTCGTCGACGCCGTCGATGTCCTCGAACTTCGCTAGCTCCTCGCGGGCGCGCTCCGGCGTCCCGGCGGCGCCGAGATCGTCGAGCAACTCGTCGGAGATACAGTCGAGCGCCTCCTCCGTCTCGCCGCTCGCCCACGCGGCGGCGATCTCGTTGGCTTCCTCCTCGTAGCCCTGCCGCGAGAGCGATTCCCGGTAGTAGGTCCCCATCGCGCCGACGTAGAACGCGAGGTGCTGGCGGGTAAGCTCTCGGGCCCGGTCGCCGTCCTCGAGCGCGCACGCGGTCAGCGAGAGCGTCACGCGGACGTCGTCGGGGCGGCGATCGCCGAGTTCCATCCCGCGACGGAGGTCCTCGAGTCGGTCGGCGAGTCCGTCCGGGGTGAAGACGACCGCGTGCCAGCCGTCGGCGAACCGGCCCGCGAGTTCGACGGACTTCGGTCCCATCCCCGCAGCGTCGATGGGGACCGGTTCCGTCGGTGGATCACAGCGAAGCCGAAAGCCGGCCAGTGAGAAGATATCCCCGTCGTAGTTCACGGTCTCGCCGCTCATTACCGCGCGCATGATCTCGAGGTACTCCCGGGTGCGACGGAGCGGCCGGTCGAACTCGACGCCGTGCCATCCCTCGATGACGGCGGGGCCGCTCGAGGCGATCGCCATCCGCAGTCGGCCGTCGGCGACCTCTTGGAGGGTCGTGGCGGTCTGGCCGAGCAGCGCCGGCGACCGCGAGTAGACGTTGACGATACTCGGCCCGAGCCCGATCTCGTCGGTCTCGCGGGCGATCTCGGTCAGAACGGTGACCGCGTCGCGACCCCAGGTCTCGGGTAACCAGGCGTAATCGTAGCCGTGGCTCTCGCCGAGGCGCGCGAAATTGACGAGCGAATCGACGGATGGCTGTGCTGCGACCGGAAGGTGAAGGCTTCGTACTGTCATAGATTGGATTCTACCGGATCGGACGCCGTTCGGTCGGCCCGGTCTCGCACGGCCGGCGACGACCGTTCGCGCCGGTCGGCTCCCACGACCGTGTGAAACGTTCCCGTCCGGAAATACACAATCAACTCTCTTAATGTTGACTACTGCTCGCGGCTCTCGGCGCACCGTTCGAAAACTGGAGCGAAACCGGACGACGACCGTTCAGAATAGCGCGTCGAGTTCGCCGCCCGTGTCCATCAGGGTGGCGAACTCGTCCTGCGCGTTCGCCCGAACCGTTTCGGTGGTTTCCTGGGCTTCGATCGCGACCTCCTGGAGTTGCTGGATGCGCGGGACGTCGGTTACCCCCGAGAGGAGGACGATCGCTCCGACCTCCTCCCGGTCCGTCGTCGGGTAGTCGCCGCCGCGGATCTCCATGCTTCCCGTCTCGTCCTCGAGCCACTGTCGACCGCGCTCGACGCCCTTCCGGTTCAGGTGTTCGGGCGGTCCGGTCGCGACGACCAGTCCGCGCTCGGCACTCGAGACGTCACAGGGGAGGGTGAGCCGACCGAGCGTCGCCTTCCGGACCAGGCTCGTCATCCGGTTCGTCGCTTCACCCTCGTCGAACCCGTCGTCGCTGGTGAACGACGAGAGCAGGCCGCTCGAGGTATCGACGGTCTCGCTCGCGTACCCGATCGTCGAGATGCCGTCCGAGAGCGTGTTGATTATCTCGGAGGAGTCGACGACGCTCTCGGCGACGTGATCGTCGTGGCCGACCTCGCCGGCGGCGAATAGCAGTCCGAACCGCTCGACGATCTCTCGGTTGATCCGGTCGTAGCCGCCCTCGACGGACTCGCCGGCGCTTCGCCAGACGTCGTTGTCGAAGACGAGCAGGTTGTCGACCTCGCGGACGAACGTCCGGAACGAACGGGCCGCGTTGAGCGTGTAGATGCCGCCCTCGTCGGTCCCCGGGAGGACGCCCAGCCCGTAGACCGGTTCGGTGTAGATCCGCTTCAGGTGTTTCGCGAGGACGGGCGCCCCGCCGGAGCCGGTACCGCCGCCCATGCCGGCGACGATGAGGAAGGCGTCGATCTCGTGTACCGGAACCCGGTCGATCGCCCCCTGGATCTCGTCGATGTCCTCCTCGGTGACGTGAGCGCCGAGTTCGTTGTCCGCACCGACGCCGTGACCTTTCACGCGGGCCTGCCCGATGAGTACCCGGTTCTGCTGCGGGACGTGCTCGAGGCCCTGCAGATCCGCGGTCGCCGAGTTGACCGCGATCGCCGATTCCACGAAGCCGCCGTCGATCCTGCTGTCGAACGCGAGGAACTCGTCGACGACCTTTCCGCCTGCCTGACCGAAGCCGATGAGTGCGAGTTTCATAGCTGATTCTCGTGGCCGTTTCCCACCCGCCA
This DNA window, taken from Natronococcus sp. CG52, encodes the following:
- a CDS encoding RNA methyltransferase, encoding MTEDSSTHTACEESTSETDRTPPAVAIVDAQTPGNVGTIARAMKNFGFEDLLLVDPPTLDPDGEAYGFAGHAREDVLPNATELAFDELVERYHTIGCTAVTNEDDRSHIRFPYSTPADLAERLPTVEGPTALVFGREQVGLTNEELARIDEICAIPASADYPVLNLGQAATVTLYELRTLTLSPAETQLPDLERTRAPEETIDRLYDQWGALLAEINHPVEKRDKTMRMLRRVFGRADLTTGEANTLLGLLRRATERPAED
- a CDS encoding Cdc6/Cdc18 family protein, with product MSANDDRDPLFRYDDPVFADERLLEITHLPGPDRIVGRDEQMQRVADALNPAIFGSEPNHLFIFGKTGTGKSLISRSVTKRVISEAKRDDITVKYAFIDCGEQNTEASIVKTIAQLVNEPGTSGVSVPDRGLGTGDYYKRLWQAVDHCTDVTIVILDEIDMLEDDEVLRKLSRAGENRRISDSSIGIIGISNKIDFPDHLSERVKSSLSRDELVFSPYDANQLVEILEKRRDAFHDGVLSGDVIPLTAALAAQEHGDARKAIDILRNAGRIAKKQNASRVTAEHVRDAKEKTEADRFNELIEGSPQQAKAILYSLTLLTENSTEKEFPTKIIYNQYKEVARRLDFDVLSERRVQEILQEQNFLNVIQSEREGRGRGRGAHAKHRLLENPSIVKKVLLRDSRLAPLEEGA
- the folP gene encoding dihydropteroate synthase, whose product is MDSVDAAGLGIGDEFPTRIMGVLNVSEESPYDPSVYDDPDEAARYVDEELIGEGADIIDVGLESANKRFDVLPAEEELDRLHVACETIDRVSGDAIFSIETRYHEVAEAALERGFDMVNDICGFADPEMPTVCAAHDAAVAKMASPPDLERPGAVEETDWERRRSPDWAAEADYVDQVYEALKQNGLTDETIVDPAFGGWSEAQTLEDDRETFRRLREFRALDRPMLVSINRKNFLGELAGRGTDERLPVSLAATSLAIERGAHVIRTHDVAETRDAAAIGDAFTERASAQTDGVTVAELDVRSTRELRLHLEERGIDPSIADEWRTRVFEIEGLERDDRDRLRSIASEYDVSVLDVNDERSIVLGSETSISALSERIRNNYNHLDRISSDFQRLLE
- a CDS encoding 6-hydroxymethylpterin diphosphokinase MptE-like protein, producing the protein MEFDEWVPVYDAICRDFGYGREGDERARDVLASLTGPFDLDRLAAVRGATVAVAGAGPSLETDAAIERVREVDVVFAASTAADTLAEAGLDVDCMVTDLDKNPDTVRRLTDRETPVAVHAHGDNVAAIRTIVPDCADEYVLPTTQAEPRGPVSNFGGFTDGDRAAFLADHLGAAHLRFVGWDFDDPSVDSTKARKLEWAERLLYWLEARRGDRFGVLDGRRDGIETTALPID
- a CDS encoding TIGR04024 family LLM class F420-dependent oxidoreductase; this encodes MTVRSLHLPVAAQPSVDSLVNFARLGESHGYDYAWLPETWGRDAVTVLTEIARETDEIGLGPSIVNVYSRSPALLGQTATTLQEVADGRLRMAIASSGPAVIEGWHGVEFDRPLRRTREYLEIMRAVMSGETVNYDGDIFSLAGFRLRCDPPTEPVPIDAAGMGPKSVELAGRFADGWHAVVFTPDGLADRLEDLRRGMELGDRRPDDVRVTLSLTACALEDGDRARELTRQHLAFYVGAMGTYYRESLSRQGYEEEANEIAAAWASGETEEALDCISDELLDDLGAAGTPERAREELAKFEDIDGVDDVAIGFPRGASSDEIEATIEELAPDE
- a CDS encoding tubulin/FtsZ family protein gives rise to the protein MKLALIGFGQAGGKVVDEFLAFDSRIDGGFVESAIAVNSATADLQGLEHVPQQNRVLIGQARVKGHGVGADNELGAHVTEEDIDEIQGAIDRVPVHEIDAFLIVAGMGGGTGSGGAPVLAKHLKRIYTEPVYGLGVLPGTDEGGIYTLNAARSFRTFVREVDNLLVFDNDVWRSAGESVEGGYDRINREIVERFGLLFAAGEVGHDDHVAESVVDSSEIINTLSDGISTIGYASETVDTSSGLLSSFTSDDGFDEGEATNRMTSLVRKATLGRLTLPCDVSSAERGLVVATGPPEHLNRKGVERGRQWLEDETGSMEIRGGDYPTTDREEVGAIVLLSGVTDVPRIQQLQEVAIEAQETTETVRANAQDEFATLMDTGGELDALF